The Dendrosporobacter quercicolus genome window below encodes:
- the argJ gene encoding bifunctional glutamate N-acetyltransferase/amino-acid acetyltransferase ArgJ, with protein sequence MKKINGTITAPKGFKAAGVKAGIKKSGKEDVAVIYSTSPAAAAGVFTLNTMAAAPVIVSRQVAELGRAAAIVVNSGCANACNGQQGLADAREMAAVAAGLLGIQAEEVFVASTGIIGVNLPMDKLAGGIKKAVAELAEAGGVKASQAILTTDTFAKSCAYEFALGGVPVRIAGIAKGSGMIHPNMATMLSFITTDAAIDASLLKQALTAAVDVSFNMVSVDGDTSTNDMVAVLANGVAGNPLISQADGNYQIFAAALRQVCTELAKLVARDGEGATKFLEITVRGAASFAEAKQAAMTVAKSPLVKTAFFGQDPNWGRIICAIGYSGAQAAPEKTAMAIGNIPIVEQGMGISYDEQALKAVMAEHDITVTVDLGAGTAEATVWSCDFSYEYVKINGEYHT encoded by the coding sequence TTGAAAAAAATCAATGGTACGATAACCGCCCCTAAAGGATTCAAAGCGGCAGGGGTAAAAGCCGGAATAAAGAAAAGCGGCAAAGAAGATGTAGCAGTTATTTATAGCACCAGCCCGGCGGCGGCGGCCGGCGTGTTTACCCTGAATACCATGGCGGCGGCGCCGGTTATTGTATCGCGTCAGGTTGCCGAACTGGGCCGGGCGGCGGCTATTGTCGTCAATTCCGGCTGCGCCAATGCCTGCAACGGTCAGCAGGGGCTGGCCGACGCCCGGGAGATGGCGGCGGTTGCCGCCGGATTGCTGGGCATCCAGGCGGAGGAAGTCTTTGTGGCTTCAACCGGCATCATTGGAGTAAATTTACCAATGGATAAACTGGCCGGCGGAATTAAAAAGGCAGTCGCCGAATTGGCGGAGGCGGGCGGCGTTAAGGCCAGTCAGGCCATTTTGACCACCGATACATTTGCCAAATCCTGCGCGTATGAGTTTGCGCTGGGCGGCGTACCGGTGAGAATTGCCGGAATTGCCAAAGGATCGGGCATGATTCATCCCAATATGGCCACGATGCTTAGCTTTATTACCACCGACGCCGCAATTGACGCGTCGTTGTTAAAACAAGCGCTGACCGCTGCTGTTGATGTTTCTTTCAATATGGTTTCGGTTGACGGGGATACCAGCACCAACGATATGGTGGCGGTGCTGGCCAACGGAGTTGCGGGCAATCCGCTGATTTCGCAGGCTGACGGCAACTACCAAATTTTTGCCGCCGCCCTGCGACAGGTTTGCACCGAACTGGCGAAACTGGTCGCCAGAGACGGTGAAGGGGCGACAAAATTCCTGGAAATCACGGTCCGGGGCGCGGCAAGTTTTGCCGAGGCCAAGCAGGCGGCGATGACAGTCGCCAAATCGCCGCTGGTTAAAACCGCCTTTTTCGGCCAGGACCCCAATTGGGGCCGGATTATCTGCGCAATCGGCTATTCCGGTGCACAGGCTGCGCCGGAGAAAACGGCAATGGCCATTGGCAATATCCCCATCGTCGAGCAAGGCATGGGCATAAGCTACGATGAACAGGCATTGAAAGCAGTAATGGCTGAGCACGATATTACGGTAACTGTGGACTTAGGAGCAGGGACGGCCGAAGCAACCGTGTGGAGCTGCGATTTTTCTTATGAATATGTCAAAATCAACGGGGAATATCATACCTGA
- the argF gene encoding ornithine carbamoyltransferase: MSMKGKDLLSVHDLSLAEVEQILHLARELKAKQKRGEEHHLLKGKTLGMIFQKSSTRTRVSFEAGMWQLGGMALFLSANDLQIGRGEPVKDTARVLSRYVDGIMIRTFSHDEVIELAKYADIPVINGLTDLLHPCQALTDIFTVLECKGRLKGLKMAYIGDGNNMVNALLHACAKVGMDIAVATPAGYGPHAGAVAEAQADAGISGSKIVLGHDPLAAAADADVIYTDVWASMGQEQEQAARAKIFQDFQVNRALMDAAKRDAIVLHCLPAHRGEEITDEVMESAQSVIFEEAENRLHVQKAIMALVMGNEKGAVKK, from the coding sequence ATGAGCATGAAGGGGAAGGATTTACTATCGGTTCATGATCTGTCGCTGGCTGAAGTTGAGCAGATTTTACATTTGGCCCGGGAACTTAAAGCCAAGCAGAAGCGCGGTGAAGAGCATCATTTGCTAAAGGGCAAAACGCTGGGGATGATTTTTCAAAAGTCGTCAACCAGAACCAGAGTATCCTTTGAGGCCGGGATGTGGCAACTGGGCGGGATGGCCTTGTTTTTGTCAGCCAACGACCTGCAGATTGGCCGCGGCGAGCCGGTTAAGGATACGGCCAGGGTTTTGTCGCGTTATGTGGATGGCATTATGATCAGGACGTTTTCCCATGATGAAGTGATAGAACTGGCCAAGTATGCCGACATTCCGGTGATCAATGGTTTGACCGATTTGCTGCATCCCTGCCAGGCTCTTACCGATATTTTTACCGTGCTGGAATGCAAGGGCCGGCTTAAGGGGCTCAAAATGGCGTATATTGGCGACGGCAACAATATGGTAAACGCACTGCTGCATGCCTGCGCCAAAGTGGGGATGGACATTGCCGTGGCAACTCCGGCCGGCTATGGTCCTCATGCCGGGGCTGTTGCAGAGGCCCAGGCGGATGCCGGGATTTCCGGCAGTAAGATTGTATTGGGTCATGACCCGCTGGCGGCCGCAGCTGACGCTGATGTCATTTATACGGATGTCTGGGCCAGTATGGGCCAGGAACAGGAACAGGCGGCCAGAGCGAAAATTTTTCAGGACTTTCAGGTGAACCGCGCACTGATGGACGCCGCCAAGCGCGATGCCATTGTTTTGCACTGCCTGCCGGCCCACCGGGGTGAGGAAATTACCGATGAGGTAATGGAAAGTGCTCAGTCGGTCATATTTGAAGAAGCTGAAAACCGCCTGCATGTACAAAAAGCGATTATGGCTTTAGTGATGGGCAATGAAAAAGGAGCTGTGAAAAAATGA
- a CDS encoding acetylornithine transaminase, producing MEKEEIFKIDQEHYMPVFSRYPLVLTRGEGPYVYDIDGKKYIDFLAGIAVNVLGHAHPKLVRAIAGQAGSLIHCSNLYYTEVQAKLVKSLAALSGLDKVFLANSGAEANEGAIKLARKYGKTLGADKVDIITARDGFHGRTLLTLTATAQPKYQQGYEPLPGGFHYAPYNDLPALKALVSAKTCAVVLEPIQGEGGVNIPDAGYLAGVRQLCDQYGAVLIFDEIQTGMGRTGKMFAYEHSGIKPDIVTLAKGLAGGVPAGAFIASNKVAAAFAAGDHGSTFGGNPLACAAANAVLEIIAAEDLVGNAGRIGQYMLAGLEGLRQKYPRLISAVRGQGLMLGVKLTRPGRDIVNQCLEHGAIINCTAGDVLRFVPPLNVTGAHVDEVIAILDKVLARD from the coding sequence ATGGAAAAAGAAGAGATTTTTAAAATTGATCAAGAGCACTATATGCCGGTATTTTCCCGCTATCCTTTGGTGCTCACCCGGGGTGAAGGGCCTTATGTCTATGATATAGACGGAAAAAAATATATTGACTTTTTAGCCGGCATTGCCGTGAATGTTCTGGGGCACGCCCATCCTAAGCTGGTCAGGGCCATTGCCGGTCAGGCCGGTTCGCTTATCCATTGCTCCAATTTATATTATACCGAGGTTCAGGCTAAGCTGGTCAAGTCCCTGGCGGCCTTAAGCGGGCTGGACAAAGTATTTTTGGCCAACAGCGGTGCGGAAGCAAATGAAGGGGCCATTAAGCTGGCGCGCAAATACGGGAAAACTCTTGGTGCGGACAAAGTGGATATCATTACCGCCAGGGACGGCTTTCACGGCCGGACGCTGCTGACTTTGACGGCCACAGCCCAGCCTAAATACCAGCAAGGGTACGAACCTCTGCCCGGCGGCTTTCACTATGCGCCTTACAATGATTTGCCGGCCTTGAAGGCCCTGGTTTCCGCCAAGACTTGCGCAGTCGTGCTTGAACCCATCCAGGGCGAAGGCGGCGTTAATATTCCGGATGCCGGTTATTTGGCCGGGGTGCGGCAGCTTTGTGACCAATACGGCGCTGTGCTGATCTTTGATGAAATTCAAACCGGTATGGGACGGACGGGAAAAATGTTCGCCTACGAGCACTCCGGTATCAAACCGGATATCGTCACTTTGGCCAAAGGACTGGCCGGCGGAGTGCCTGCCGGTGCTTTTATCGCCAGCAATAAAGTGGCGGCCGCTTTTGCAGCGGGCGACCACGGCTCTACCTTTGGCGGCAATCCGCTGGCTTGCGCCGCCGCCAACGCTGTGCTGGAAATTATCGCCGCCGAAGATCTGGTTGGCAATGCCGGGAGGATCGGTCAGTATATGCTGGCCGGGCTGGAAGGCCTTCGGCAAAAATATCCCCGCCTGATCAGCGCTGTGCGGGGGCAGGGTCTGATGCTGGGAGTAAAGCTGACCAGGCCGGGCCGGGATATTGTCAATCAATGCCTGGAACACGGCGCTATTATCAACTGTACAGCAGGGGATGTGCTGCGCTTTGTTCCGCCGCTGAATGTTACCGGGGCGCATGTAGACGAAGTCATCGCTATTTTAGATAAAGTCCTGGCGCGGGATTAG
- a CDS encoding class III extradiol dioxygenase subunit B-like domain-containing protein — MRKFIGCALMPHPPIMIPEIGKAELSKVQATVDAALQAAKIMKEYNPQTIIVITPHGPVVEDAACISVHPRLKGNLGDFGAPEISLGFETDGLLVRHILKQANRLGIYLLEFTDEVAKTRRVPLTLDYGAIIPLYYLHKAGFKGQLVHLSMGELPYEEMYTFGKAVQAAVNFVDKRVAVIASGDLSTADCLRAKEFDRQLLAALKAVSVKAVFSMDRELIAEAGGDGLRPVCFLLGLLGGIEVTAEILSYEEVRGTGHAVALFLPKGITAGE, encoded by the coding sequence GTGAGAAAATTTATCGGCTGTGCTTTGATGCCTCATCCGCCAATCATGATCCCGGAAATCGGCAAGGCTGAACTGAGCAAAGTTCAGGCAACTGTTGATGCCGCCCTGCAAGCAGCAAAAATAATGAAAGAATATAATCCACAAACGATCATTGTCATAACTCCGCATGGCCCGGTCGTTGAAGATGCCGCCTGTATCAGTGTGCATCCGCGGTTAAAAGGCAATCTGGGCGATTTTGGCGCGCCGGAAATCTCCCTGGGCTTTGAGACCGACGGGCTGTTGGTCCGTCATATTTTAAAGCAGGCCAACCGTTTGGGCATTTATTTGCTTGAGTTTACGGATGAAGTCGCCAAAACCCGGCGGGTACCGCTGACCTTGGACTACGGGGCTATTATACCGCTGTATTATTTGCATAAAGCCGGATTTAAGGGCCAGCTGGTGCATTTATCGATGGGCGAGCTGCCTTACGAGGAAATGTATACCTTTGGCAAAGCCGTTCAGGCGGCTGTCAATTTCGTGGACAAGCGGGTGGCTGTCATTGCTTCCGGAGATTTGTCAACGGCAGACTGCCTGCGGGCAAAAGAGTTTGACCGGCAATTGCTGGCGGCGCTAAAGGCAGTAAGTGTCAAGGCCGTTTTTTCAATGGACCGTGAGCTGATCGCCGAAGCCGGAGGAGACGGACTACGACCGGTCTGTTTTTTACTTGGCCTGCTGGGCGGGATCGAAGTTACCGCCGAAATATTATCCTATGAAGAAGTGCGGGGAACCGGCCATGCGGTGGCGTTGTTTTTGCCTAAAGGAATCACTGCCGGTGAATAA
- the argB gene encoding acetylglutamate kinase: protein MTFMPEQKAAVLIEALPYIQSFYGKTIVIKYGGNAMINDQLKHKVIQDIILMKYVGMRPVVVHGGGPEITGFLKQIGKQSEFVSGLRVTDAETVAVAEMVLVGKINSEIVALLNRRGAKAVGLSGKDADLIKARKHLAEVYEQGEIRKVDIGFVGDVVKINTAILTTLLAQDYIPVIAPIGVGDHNESYNINADYVAGEIAGALEAEKLLLLTDVEGIYRDYQDKDSFISTLTLAEAREMILAGNIDGGMIPKVEACVRALTGGANKTHIIDGRQSHSLLLEVFTAEGIGTEVVK, encoded by the coding sequence ATGACCTTTATGCCGGAACAAAAGGCGGCGGTGCTGATTGAGGCTTTGCCGTACATCCAAAGTTTCTATGGCAAAACCATTGTCATTAAGTATGGCGGCAATGCCATGATTAATGATCAATTAAAACATAAAGTGATTCAGGATATCATTTTAATGAAATATGTGGGTATGCGGCCGGTGGTCGTACATGGCGGCGGACCGGAAATTACCGGCTTTTTAAAACAGATCGGCAAGCAGTCGGAGTTTGTCAGCGGGCTGCGGGTGACTGACGCTGAAACGGTGGCCGTAGCCGAAATGGTGCTGGTGGGAAAAATCAATTCGGAAATAGTCGCTCTTCTGAATCGACGGGGCGCCAAGGCGGTTGGGTTAAGCGGCAAAGACGCCGATCTCATTAAAGCCCGGAAGCACCTGGCGGAGGTTTACGAGCAGGGTGAAATCCGCAAAGTGGATATCGGTTTTGTCGGTGACGTGGTCAAAATTAATACGGCCATCTTAACAACACTGCTGGCCCAGGATTATATTCCGGTCATTGCGCCGATCGGCGTCGGCGATCATAACGAAAGCTATAATATCAACGCCGACTATGTAGCCGGGGAAATTGCCGGGGCGCTGGAGGCGGAAAAACTGCTGCTGCTGACCGATGTTGAAGGGATTTACCGGGATTATCAGGATAAAGACAGCTTTATTTCCACCCTGACGCTGGCTGAGGCCCGCGAAATGATTTTGGCCGGCAATATCGACGGCGGAATGATTCCCAAGGTGGAGGCCTGTGTGCGGGCCTTAACCGGCGGAGCCAATAAAACGCACATCATCGATGGCCGTCAGTCGCATTCGCTGCTGCTGGAAGTATTTACGGCCGAAGGAATTGGTACCGAAGTGGTAAAATAG
- a CDS encoding branched-chain amino acid aminotransferase yields the protein MSEVTIAKTGTPGALPDENVLGFGTHFTDHMFEMDYNPQAGWHNPRIVPYHDFSVNPANTTLHYGQGVFEGMKAFRTKDDRIVLFRPLEHLRRLNRSADILCIPQFDVDVVHNALHKLIALDQKWVPAKQGTSLYIRPFIFATDPYLGLRVAENYKLAIILSPVGAYYATGFTPVKIRVEDKYVRAVPGGLGEAKTLANYAASLRAAVDAKKVGYAQTLWLDGVERKYIEEVGAMNIFFKINGELITPALTGSILSGITRKSVLEIARDWGLKATERRITIDEVYAAHSQGQLEEVFGSGTAAVISPVGELSWQNNKIIINDNKTGELAQKLYDYVTGLQYGAVADKFGWVEEVAKS from the coding sequence ATGTCAGAAGTAACGATTGCGAAAACTGGAACTCCGGGTGCTTTGCCTGATGAAAATGTACTTGGCTTTGGCACCCATTTTACCGATCATATGTTTGAAATGGACTACAATCCGCAGGCAGGCTGGCATAATCCCCGGATTGTGCCTTATCATGACTTTAGTGTAAATCCGGCCAATACCACTTTGCATTATGGCCAGGGGGTCTTCGAGGGCATGAAAGCTTTCCGGACGAAAGATGATCGCATTGTCCTGTTCCGGCCGCTGGAGCATCTCCGCCGACTAAATAGGTCGGCTGATATTTTGTGTATTCCGCAGTTTGATGTCGATGTGGTGCACAATGCCCTGCACAAGCTGATTGCGCTTGACCAAAAGTGGGTGCCGGCCAAGCAGGGTACCAGCCTTTATATCCGGCCGTTTATCTTTGCCACCGATCCCTACCTGGGGCTTAGAGTGGCCGAAAATTATAAACTGGCGATTATTCTGTCCCCGGTGGGCGCTTATTACGCCACCGGCTTTACTCCTGTGAAAATCAGAGTGGAAGATAAATATGTCCGGGCTGTGCCGGGGGGACTGGGCGAAGCGAAAACGCTGGCTAATTATGCCGCAAGCCTCCGGGCTGCGGTTGATGCCAAAAAGGTTGGTTATGCCCAGACGTTGTGGCTGGACGGCGTTGAACGGAAATATATTGAAGAAGTGGGCGCCATGAATATCTTTTTCAAAATTAACGGCGAACTGATTACACCGGCCCTTACCGGCAGTATCCTGAGCGGCATCACCCGCAAAAGCGTGCTGGAAATTGCCCGCGACTGGGGCTTAAAGGCCACTGAACGCCGGATAACGATTGATGAGGTATACGCCGCTCACAGCCAGGGCCAGCTGGAAGAGGTCTTTGGTTCGGGAACGGCCGCAGTTATTTCGCCGGTAGGCGAGTTATCGTGGCAGAACAATAAAATCATCATCAACGATAATAAAACCGGCGAATTAGCGCAAAAATTATATGATTACGTCACTGGTTTGCAATATGGGGCAGTAGCCGATAAGTTCGGCTGGGTCGAAGAGGTTGCCAAAAGCTGA
- the argH gene encoding argininosuccinate lyase, with protein sequence MSKLWGGRFAKNTDVMVEEFTSSIAFDSRMYREDIAGSIAHARMLAKCGIIESGEAEAIIGGLQEILADIEAGDFSFEIGLEDIHMNIEKRLTERIGPVGGKLHTARSRNDQVALDTHLYVRKELAEIARLLIELEQAFVETAQKNAGVIMPGYTHLQRAQPILFSHHLLAYFFMLARDFSRLQGVYERTDLLPLGAGALAGTTFPIDRHYVAEQLNFSQLYHNSLDAVSDRDYILEFLSFASILMMHLSRISEEIILWCSSEFAFIELDDAHCTGSSIMPQKKNPDVAELVRGKTGRVFGHLMAMLTVAKGLPLAYNKDLQEDKEGLFDTIDTVKFSLTVYASMIRAMRVNAERMLSVVRNDFSNATDMADYLVKKGLPFRQAHEVVGKSVRYCIEQDKWLMDLSLAEFKQFSPLFEDDILEAIQVETCVANRNSFGGTSYSQVGQALETARQTMGKQQAVLDTYTKSKL encoded by the coding sequence ATGAGTAAGCTGTGGGGCGGCAGATTTGCCAAAAATACCGATGTTATGGTGGAGGAGTTTACCTCCTCCATTGCCTTTGACAGCCGGATGTACCGGGAAGATATTGCCGGCAGTATTGCTCATGCCCGGATGCTGGCGAAATGCGGCATTATTGAATCCGGGGAAGCAGAGGCGATCATCGGCGGACTGCAGGAGATACTGGCCGATATTGAAGCCGGCGATTTTAGTTTTGAAATCGGGCTGGAGGATATTCATATGAATATCGAAAAGCGGCTGACCGAGCGGATCGGCCCGGTGGGCGGCAAGCTGCATACCGCCCGCAGCCGCAATGACCAGGTGGCGCTGGATACCCATTTGTATGTGCGCAAAGAACTGGCCGAAATTGCCCGGCTGCTTATTGAACTTGAACAGGCCTTTGTGGAAACCGCCCAAAAAAACGCCGGGGTCATTATGCCGGGTTATACGCATTTGCAGCGGGCTCAGCCCATTTTATTCTCCCATCATCTGCTGGCCTATTTTTTCATGCTGGCCCGGGATTTTTCCCGCCTGCAGGGCGTTTACGAACGTACCGACCTGTTGCCGCTGGGCGCCGGCGCTCTGGCCGGCACCACCTTTCCTATTGACCGGCACTATGTGGCGGAGCAACTGAATTTCAGTCAGCTTTACCACAACAGTCTGGATGCAGTCAGCGACCGCGACTACATTTTGGAGTTTCTGTCTTTTGCATCGATTTTGATGATGCATTTAAGCCGGATCAGCGAGGAAATTATCTTATGGTGCTCGTCGGAATTTGCTTTTATTGAACTTGATGATGCCCACTGCACCGGGTCCAGCATTATGCCGCAGAAGAAAAATCCTGATGTCGCCGAGCTGGTCAGAGGGAAAACCGGCCGGGTATTTGGTCATTTGATGGCTATGCTTACGGTGGCCAAAGGCCTGCCTCTGGCTTATAACAAAGATCTGCAGGAAGACAAGGAAGGGTTGTTTGATACCATTGACACGGTCAAATTCAGCCTTACCGTGTACGCATCCATGATCCGGGCCATGCGGGTCAATGCTGAGCGTATGTTGTCGGTAGTGCGCAATGATTTTTCCAATGCCACCGATATGGCCGATTATCTTGTCAAAAAAGGGCTGCCTTTCCGTCAGGCCCATGAGGTTGTGGGCAAAAGCGTCCGTTATTGCATTGAACAGGATAAATGGCTGATGGATTTGTCGCTGGCGGAGTTCAAACAGTTTTCACCGCTGTTTGAGGATGATATTCTCGAAGCGATTCAAGTGGAAACCTGTGTAGCCAACCGTAATTCGTTTGGCGGAACATCGTACTCTCAGGTTGGACAGGCACTGGAAACTGCCCGGCAAACTATGGGCAAACAGCAAGCTGTGCTTGACACGTATACAAAATCCAAGCTATAA
- the argC gene encoding N-acetyl-gamma-glutamyl-phosphate reductase, whose product MKVSIVGATGYTGEELLRILAGHPQAEIIHITSESRTGAAIAGIYPHLNSFYQHTLDSLQDLDKIAAASDAVFIGLPHGHAMAAGKILAEAGVKVIDLGADYRFRDSKVYEQWYKVPHVHADAGAVYGLTELYREQVKAAAIVGNPGCYTTASILALAPLVKRGLIELNSVIIDAKSGVSGAGRGLSLNSHFTEMFENLKAYNVGGHRHTPEIEQALTDFAGQPLTISFTPHLIPMARGILSTCYASLKAGVTPEAVDEAFQALYGGEYFVRLLGRGAYPATKQTRGSNFCDLGWHIDERTGRVIVLSAIDNLVKGAAGQAVQNFNVMFGLDERTGLLQAPLYP is encoded by the coding sequence TTGAAAGTCAGCATAGTCGGCGCAACGGGTTATACCGGAGAGGAATTGCTGCGTATCCTTGCCGGACACCCGCAGGCGGAAATCATACATATTACTTCGGAAAGCCGGACGGGTGCGGCAATTGCCGGTATTTACCCTCATTTGAACAGTTTTTATCAGCACACACTGGATAGTTTGCAGGATCTGGATAAGATTGCAGCCGCCAGCGATGCCGTGTTTATTGGACTGCCGCATGGTCACGCCATGGCGGCTGGAAAAATTTTAGCTGAAGCCGGCGTCAAGGTGATCGACTTAGGCGCCGATTATCGTTTTCGCGACAGCAAGGTTTATGAACAGTGGTATAAGGTTCCCCATGTCCATGCTGACGCCGGGGCGGTGTATGGTTTGACCGAACTCTACCGTGAGCAGGTCAAAGCAGCGGCAATTGTGGGTAATCCCGGTTGTTATACCACCGCCAGTATTTTGGCGTTAGCGCCCTTGGTTAAGCGGGGGCTGATTGAGCTAAACAGTGTGATTATTGACGCTAAATCAGGGGTTTCAGGGGCCGGCCGGGGCTTAAGCCTCAATAGTCATTTCACCGAAATGTTTGAAAACCTGAAAGCCTATAATGTGGGCGGCCATCGCCATACGCCGGAAATTGAGCAGGCGTTGACGGACTTTGCCGGGCAGCCGCTGACAATTAGCTTTACACCGCATTTAATCCCGATGGCCCGCGGCATTCTCAGCACCTGCTATGCTTCCTTAAAAGCGGGAGTAACGCCGGAAGCGGTTGACGAAGCATTTCAGGCGCTATATGGCGGCGAATATTTTGTCCGCCTGTTGGGACGCGGCGCTTATCCGGCGACCAAGCAGACCCGGGGATCAAATTTCTGTGATCTGGGCTGGCATATTGATGAGCGGACCGGCCGGGTTATTGTGCTGTCGGCAATTGACAATCTGGTAAAAGGAGCGGCTGGCCAGGCTGTTCAGAATTTCAATGTAATGTTTGGCCTGGATGAGCGGACCGGACTGCTGCAGGCGCCGCTGTATCCTTAA
- a CDS encoding argininosuccinate synthase, whose product MSDIKKVVLAYSGGLDTSVIIPWLKENYKNCEVIAMCADLGQGDELETVREKAIKSGASKIYVEDLTKPFIEEYIWPTLKAGAVYEGKYLLGTSFARPIIAKALVEIAEKEGADAIAHGATGKGNDQVRFELTVKALAPHLKIIAPWRQWDIRSREDAIDYAEKHDIPVPVTKKRPYSMDRNIWHLSHEGADLESPWNAPQDDVYMVTTTPEKAPDQATYVEIEFAQGVPVAVDGQQLDSVALLTKLNQLGAANGIGIADIVENRLVGMKSRGVYENPGGSILYYAHRELEYLTLDRATLHYKEQVAIRYAELVYDGMWFSPLREALDAFVDATQQNVTGLVRLKLYKGNIVSAGSKSPYSLYHEGFVTFGEDEVYNQADAEGFINLFGLPLQVRALMQKEAKKSNE is encoded by the coding sequence ATGAGCGATATTAAAAAAGTAGTGTTGGCATACTCCGGAGGTCTTGATACTTCCGTGATCATTCCCTGGCTGAAAGAGAACTATAAAAACTGCGAAGTCATTGCCATGTGCGCCGATCTCGGCCAGGGCGATGAACTGGAAACCGTCCGGGAAAAAGCCATTAAATCCGGAGCCAGCAAAATTTATGTGGAAGATCTCACGAAACCGTTTATTGAAGAGTATATCTGGCCGACGTTAAAGGCCGGCGCTGTATATGAAGGAAAATACCTGCTGGGGACCTCCTTTGCCCGGCCGATTATTGCGAAGGCTTTAGTGGAAATCGCCGAAAAAGAAGGCGCTGATGCCATTGCGCACGGCGCCACCGGCAAAGGCAATGACCAGGTAAGATTTGAATTAACGGTCAAGGCGCTGGCGCCACACCTGAAAATTATTGCGCCCTGGCGTCAATGGGATATCAGATCCCGCGAAGATGCGATTGATTATGCTGAAAAACATGACATTCCGGTGCCTGTCACCAAAAAACGCCCCTACAGCATGGACCGGAATATCTGGCATTTAAGCCATGAAGGCGCGGATCTGGAAAGCCCTTGGAACGCGCCGCAGGATGATGTGTATATGGTTACCACCACACCGGAAAAAGCGCCTGATCAAGCCACCTATGTGGAAATTGAATTTGCCCAGGGCGTGCCGGTGGCTGTTGACGGCCAGCAGCTGGATTCAGTGGCCCTGCTGACCAAATTAAACCAGCTTGGCGCCGCCAATGGTATCGGAATTGCCGATATTGTGGAAAACCGGCTGGTGGGGATGAAATCCCGCGGCGTTTATGAAAATCCGGGCGGGTCAATCCTGTATTATGCGCACCGGGAACTGGAATATTTGACGCTGGACCGCGCAACGCTGCATTATAAAGAACAAGTGGCCATCCGTTATGCTGAGCTGGTTTACGACGGCATGTGGTTTTCGCCGCTGCGGGAAGCGCTGGACGCTTTTGTTGATGCCACGCAGCAAAACGTAACCGGCCTGGTACGGTTAAAATTATATAAGGGCAATATTGTGAGCGCCGGTTCAAAATCGCCATACTCACTTTATCATGAAGGCTTTGTAACATTCGGCGAGGACGAAGTATATAATCAGGCTGACGCCGAAGGCTTTATTAATTTGTTCGGACTGCCGCTGCAGGTCAGAGCATTAATGCAGAAAGAGGCGAAGAAGTCCAATGAGTAA